One window of the Nicotiana tabacum cultivar K326 chromosome 4, ASM71507v2, whole genome shotgun sequence genome contains the following:
- the LOC142180140 gene encoding uncharacterized protein LOC142180140 produces the protein MVTTFPLWNVFYKPELSGRLAKWAVKISEFYIEYKPRTAIKSQVLADFVADFSPGLFPLATKEAVIVSEMTLGVWTLFTDEASNVKGSGIRIGLITPSGNVLRQAIKTVPLTNNEAEYEGLIAGLELVQGLHSEQYVVKVQSLLARFMEWSIIHIPREENAEADALANLGSSTETKRLDSGIVVQLMYSILDVDNYY, from the exons ATGGTGACAACTTTTCCCCTGTGGAATGTCTTTTACAAACCTGAGTTGTCAggtcgactggccaaatgggcagtTAAAATTAGTGAATTTTATATTGAATACAAGCCTAGGACTGCGATCAAATCACAAGTTTTGGCTGATtttgtggccgattttagtccCGGGCTGTTTCCTTTGGCCACAAAGGAAGCAGTGATAGTGTCGGAAATGACAttaggagtttggaccttgttcacggATGAAGCTtccaacgtgaaagggtccgggaTCAGGATAGGCTTAATCACACCCTCGGGAAACGTCCTGAGGCAAGCCATAAAAACTGTTcccttgactaacaatgaagccgagtatgagggtTTGATTGCAGGACTTGAACTAGTCCAGGGACTGCACTCCGAG CAATATGTGGTTAAGGTTCAATCTTTGCTTGCACGGTTCATGGAATGGTCGATCATCCATATCCCAagagaagaaaatgcagaagcagatgcattggccaattTAGGATCGTCCACGGAAACGAAGAGATTAGATTCTGGTATCGTCGTTCAGCTCATGTATTCAATACTAGATGTGGACAATTATTATTAA